In Nocardioides luti, the DNA window CGCCACCGACGTGCCGCCGCACGCGGTCGGGCGCCTCGTCCACCTCTGCAACTGCGCCTACCCCGGCACCATCGTGCGGGTCGCCTCGCGCTCGCGTGCCGCCGTGCAGGTGCCCGCGCCTGTCGCTGCCTGACGACGTCCGCTCGGGCGCGCCTCAGCCGAACGACATCCGGAAGCCGGCCATCCGCACGGACGCGACCGCGCGCTGGCCGCGCAGCCAGCCGAGCGGGCCGTCGCCGGCGAACTCCCAGGTGCCGCGGCACGGCAGCGTCCTGGCCGAGCCGCGCATCGTGGCGGTCCGCTCCTCGCCGCCGGTCTCGGCGATGCCGGGCTGCCAGGTGCCGCCCCTGAAGGGGAGGCGTACGGCGGCCCGGGAGACGTCCGTGAAGCGCGCGTGTGCGATCGGGCGGCGCTCGGCGCTGGCCGACCACTCGGTCCGGCAGAGCGGGCCGGTGTGCGAGGACTCCAGGGTGAAGTCG includes these proteins:
- a CDS encoding acetoacetate decarboxylase family protein, which encodes MSTYPPAPWPMVGQMWLSLFRVKGVAGHPDGIHGAAFVSYEEGSSLTYSELLVAHPVRSDEHGRRVSISNIWVDSPASMLGGRELWAIPKDLCDFTLESSHTGPLCRTEWSASAERRPIAHARFTDVSRAAVRLPFRGGTWQPGIAETGGEERTATMRGSARTLPCRGTWEFAGDGPLGWLRGQRAVASVRMAGFRMSFG